In a single window of the Nodularia spumigena CCY9414 genome:
- the rplA gene encoding 50S ribosomal protein L1 has translation MGKKISRRFQALLEKVEDRDYTPLEALNLLKETATAKFPEAAEAHIRLGIDPKYTDQQLRTTVTLPKGTGQTVRVAVIARGEKVTEASNAGADVVGSDELINEIQQGMMDFDKLIATPDVMPQVAKLGKLLGPRGLMPSPKGGTVTFDVASAIAEFKAGKLEFRADRTGIVHVMFGKASFSPEDLLVNLKALQETIDRNRPSGAKGRYWRTIYVTSTMGPSIKVDINALRDLKLSELA, from the coding sequence ATGGGCAAAAAAATATCGCGCCGCTTTCAGGCGCTGCTAGAAAAAGTAGAAGATAGGGACTATACACCCCTAGAAGCTTTAAATCTGCTCAAAGAAACGGCAACAGCCAAGTTTCCCGAAGCCGCAGAAGCACATATTAGACTAGGGATTGACCCGAAATACACAGACCAACAGTTGCGGACAACGGTAACACTGCCCAAAGGTACAGGACAAACTGTGCGGGTGGCAGTAATTGCTAGAGGTGAAAAAGTTACCGAAGCTAGTAATGCTGGTGCTGATGTTGTTGGTTCCGATGAGCTAATTAACGAAATTCAACAAGGTATGATGGATTTCGATAAGCTAATTGCTACACCGGATGTGATGCCACAGGTGGCGAAACTGGGTAAGTTACTCGGTCCGCGTGGTTTGATGCCATCACCCAAGGGTGGAACAGTGACATTTGACGTAGCAAGTGCGATCGCTGAATTCAAAGCTGGTAAATTAGAATTCCGGGCTGATCGGACTGGTATTGTCCATGTTATGTTTGGTAAGGCATCCTTCTCGCCTGAAGATTTGTTGGTAAACTTGAAGGCATTGCAAGAGACGATTGATCGAAATCGTCCTTCAGGAGCCAAAGGCCGTTATTGGCGGACAATTTATGTCACCTCAACTATGGGGCCATCAATTAAAGTCGATATCAACGCTCTCCGGGATTTAAAACTAAGCGAATTAGCTTAA
- the rplK gene encoding 50S ribosomal protein L11 produces MAKKVVAVIKLALNAGKANPAPPVGPALGQHGVNIMMFCKEYNAKTADQAGMVIPVEISVFEDRSFTFVLKTPPASVLIRKAAKIERGSNEPNKKKVGSITKAQLQEIAQTKMPDLNANDIEAAMRIVEGTANNMGVTISD; encoded by the coding sequence ATGGCGAAGAAAGTAGTAGCGGTCATTAAACTGGCCCTGAATGCTGGAAAAGCCAACCCAGCACCACCAGTGGGTCCCGCATTGGGTCAACACGGTGTGAACATTATGATGTTCTGTAAAGAGTACAATGCCAAAACAGCAGACCAAGCTGGAATGGTAATCCCTGTAGAAATTTCGGTGTTTGAAGACCGGAGTTTTACATTTGTACTCAAGACACCACCAGCATCAGTACTGATTCGCAAGGCAGCGAAAATTGAACGCGGCTCTAATGAACCCAACAAAAAGAAAGTTGGGTCAATTACAAAGGCTCAATTGCAAGAAATTGCTCAAACCAAAATGCCTGATCTCAACGCCAATGACATCGAAGCGGCGATGAGAATTGTGGAAGGTACGGCCAATAATATGGGCGTAACCATCTCTGATTAG
- the nusG gene encoding transcription termination/antitermination protein NusG, which yields MTSATDEPYNSAFHSEETAERAFNEARWYAVQVASGCEKRVKTNLEQRIQTFDVSDKIVQVEIPHTPAVKIRKDGSRQHTEEKVFPGYVLVRMVMEDDTWQVVRNTSHVINFVGAEQKRGGSKSRGHVKPVPLGASEVERIFKQTSEQEPIVKIDMAAGDKIVVLSGPFKDFEGEVIEVSPERSKLKALLSIFGRDTPVELEFNQVEKQS from the coding sequence ATGACTTCTGCAACAGACGAACCATATAACTCAGCATTCCATTCTGAGGAAACCGCAGAAAGAGCGTTCAATGAAGCACGCTGGTATGCAGTCCAAGTAGCCTCAGGTTGTGAAAAACGTGTTAAGACAAATTTGGAGCAACGTATCCAAACATTTGATGTATCTGACAAAATTGTCCAAGTTGAAATTCCTCACACGCCTGCGGTAAAAATCCGCAAAGATGGCAGTCGTCAGCACACCGAGGAAAAGGTTTTCCCCGGTTATGTGCTAGTGCGAATGGTGATGGAAGATGATACTTGGCAAGTGGTGCGAAACACCTCCCATGTAATTAATTTCGTGGGAGCAGAACAAAAACGTGGCGGGAGCAAAAGCCGAGGTCACGTTAAACCAGTGCCTTTAGGTGCATCAGAAGTAGAACGGATCTTCAAACAGACTAGCGAACAGGAGCCGATTGTCAAAATTGACATGGCAGCTGGTGATAAGATAGTCGTGCTTTCAGGTCCTTTTAAAGACTTTGAAGGCGAGGTGATTGAAGTCAGTCCAGAGCGAAGCAAATTAAAAGCCTTGCTTTCGATTTTTGGGCGAGATACACCAGTAGAATTAGAATTTAATCAGGTAGAAAAACAGAGCTAA
- the secE gene encoding preprotein translocase subunit SecE — MAKKNEAEMPENTNGFSLANFFQGTKEELEKVVWPSRKQLVSESAGVLLMVTLSASLIYLVDGLFGWVAQQVF, encoded by the coding sequence ATGGCCAAAAAAAATGAAGCAGAAATGCCAGAAAACACCAATGGATTCAGTTTAGCCAACTTCTTTCAAGGTACGAAAGAAGAACTGGAAAAAGTGGTTTGGCCAAGTCGAAAGCAGCTAGTGAGCGAATCAGCCGGTGTGCTATTAATGGTGACACTCTCTGCATCTTTGATATATTTGGTCGATGGATTGTTCGGTTGGGTAGCACAACAGGTATTCTGA
- the rplS gene encoding 50S ribosomal protein L19, which translates to MSAQEIIRSIEAEQLKSDLPIIYVGDTVKVGVKIKEGQKFRVQPYEGVVIAKRNGGINETITVRRVFQGIGVERVFLLHSPRIDNIKIIRRGKVRRAKLYYLRGRVGKATRIKQRFDRAL; encoded by the coding sequence ATGAGCGCTCAAGAGATTATCCGCTCCATTGAAGCGGAACAACTAAAATCGGATTTGCCTATTATCTATGTAGGCGATACCGTAAAAGTCGGTGTCAAGATTAAGGAAGGACAAAAGTTTCGCGTACAACCCTACGAAGGCGTAGTAATTGCCAAACGTAATGGTGGCATTAATGAAACCATTACAGTCCGCCGGGTGTTTCAAGGTATTGGTGTTGAGCGGGTATTTTTGTTACATTCTCCCCGCATCGACAACATTAAAATCATCCGTCGAGGTAAAGTCCGCCGTGCTAAACTCTATTACTTACGCGGACGCGTAGGTAAAGCTACCCGGATCAAGCAACGCTTTGACCGTGCCTTGTAA
- a CDS encoding efflux RND transporter permease subunit, which produces MQETQKGGGFSISTISIRRHIGTLMLALAVLVMGVFFMIKIPVDLLPSITYPRIGVRIDAPGLSPEVAIDEVTRPLESAFSATEGVLQIFSQTREGRISLDLYFQPGGNIDQALNDATASFNRARSNLPDTIETARLFKFDPSQLPVYEFALTSPSLQSLDLRVFAEEELARELGVVPGVAGVDVSGGVKEEVRVNLDLARLQALGVGLTDVLDELRNRNQDVSGGRLLGSNSEPLIRTVGRFQSADEIKNLSFEVNSDSDTTVLNRRVYLRDFAEVIDGSEQQRIYVLLNGEPAVKVSIQKQPDANTVNVVDGVKKRLAELQASGVIPEGTILTSTLDESQFIRNSISNVVTSGLIGTGLAAFAVLLFLGSLRQTFIIVIAIPLASLAAIILMGIFGLSLNVFSLGGLALGVGIVVDNSIVMLENIAEGAGMTPGKDSKTRLNSQQLIEQAERSSQEIESALIASTSTNLVAVMPFLLIGGFISLLFNELILTITFSVAASIVIAVTIVPMLTSRTLAWKFSSGLSKFWLLQEFNRRFDAATNRYSRFLADILRWRFLTVAIAIILFGGGSLWMAPQIPQEILPRISTGQARLNAQFPPGTPLETNRKVMAMVDDILLKQPETEYVFSTAGGALFATNVSANPLRGTSTITLKPGTNTEAYIERVTQEFNKLNLVGIRLRLSPGQVRGLILSNSPARGADVDIILQGNDTDNLEQAGRDVLTALEERSKLVRFRPDADDRQPELQIRPDWDRVANFGLTTSDIGDTIQTAIQGSVPTRLQRSNRLVDVRVQLNEASIQEVSQLQRLPLFVNNNRQVRLSDVATITQGQAPGEIQRINQRQVVIFAGNLTQGANLSDAFTEVDTILSSIKLPEGVSVLPSSAAASNQELQNSLQLLGGLASFLVFVVMAVQYNSLIDPLVIMLTIPLALAGGIFGLYITNTAIGATVIVGAVLLVGIVVNNAIIMVELANQIRKRDKVDRKTAILQAAPQRLRPVLMTTITTVLGMFPLALGIGEGSEFLQPLGVVVFSGLSLATLLTLFIIPCFYTMLHDLLHWRWAKPILIHLGGWKKKFY; this is translated from the coding sequence ATGCAGGAAACACAGAAGGGCGGCGGATTTAGTATCAGCACTATTTCCATTCGCCGACACATCGGCACACTCATGCTGGCTCTAGCAGTATTGGTAATGGGTGTCTTTTTTATGATCAAAATACCTGTAGATTTACTACCATCAATTACCTATCCCCGAATTGGAGTGCGGATAGATGCACCAGGACTTTCTCCAGAAGTAGCAATTGATGAAGTCACCAGACCTTTAGAATCAGCCTTTTCCGCCACCGAAGGGGTACTACAGATTTTTTCTCAAACTCGTGAAGGACGAATCAGTTTGGATCTGTATTTTCAACCAGGGGGCAATATTGACCAAGCCTTAAACGATGCTACAGCCTCCTTTAATCGAGCTAGAAGTAATTTACCAGACACTATTGAAACAGCGCGCTTATTCAAATTCGACCCTTCCCAGTTACCAGTTTACGAATTTGCCTTAACTTCTCCCTCCTTACAAAGCCTGGATTTGCGGGTTTTTGCCGAAGAAGAACTAGCGCGGGAACTAGGTGTTGTCCCCGGAGTCGCAGGGGTAGACGTATCGGGAGGAGTGAAAGAAGAAGTTAGAGTTAATCTAGATTTGGCGCGTTTGCAAGCCTTGGGTGTGGGTTTAACCGATGTGTTGGATGAACTGAGAAACCGCAATCAAGATGTTTCTGGTGGTCGGCTTTTAGGGTCAAATTCTGAGCCATTGATTCGGACTGTGGGGCGTTTTCAAAGTGCAGATGAAATTAAAAATTTGTCTTTTGAGGTCAATTCTGACTCAGATACCACCGTTTTGAATCGCCGCGTTTATTTACGAGATTTTGCCGAAGTCATTGATGGCTCAGAACAGCAGCGCATCTATGTTTTACTTAACGGGGAACCTGCTGTTAAAGTCAGCATTCAAAAACAGCCAGATGCTAACACAGTCAACGTTGTCGATGGTGTAAAAAAACGATTAGCAGAACTGCAAGCCTCTGGTGTAATTCCGGAAGGGACAATACTGACATCTACCTTGGATGAGTCGCAGTTTATCCGCAATTCCATTTCTAATGTTGTTACTTCCGGGTTAATTGGTACGGGATTAGCTGCTTTTGCGGTTTTACTATTTCTTGGTTCCCTGCGACAAACTTTTATTATTGTCATTGCTATCCCTTTAGCCAGTTTAGCCGCCATCATCTTGATGGGAATCTTTGGCTTATCCCTGAATGTATTCAGCTTGGGTGGTTTAGCTTTAGGGGTGGGTATTGTGGTGGATAACTCCATTGTCATGTTGGAGAATATCGCCGAGGGTGCAGGTATGACTCCTGGGAAAGATAGCAAAACTCGCCTGAATTCCCAGCAATTGATTGAACAGGCTGAACGAAGTAGTCAGGAAATAGAGTCAGCTTTAATTGCTTCTACCAGTACGAATTTAGTGGCGGTGATGCCATTTTTGCTCATTGGCGGCTTTATTTCACTGCTATTCAATGAGTTAATTCTTACCATTACTTTTTCTGTAGCGGCTTCTATTGTAATTGCTGTCACCATTGTACCTATGCTTACCTCCCGCACCTTGGCGTGGAAATTTTCTAGTGGGTTGAGTAAGTTTTGGCTGCTACAAGAATTTAACCGCCGCTTTGATGCAGCGACAAACAGATATAGCCGTTTTTTGGCTGATATATTGCGCTGGCGATTTTTAACAGTGGCGATCGCTATTATCCTATTTGGTGGTGGTAGTTTGTGGATGGCTCCGCAAATTCCCCAAGAAATCTTACCGCGAATTAGTACAGGACAAGCCAGGTTAAATGCTCAGTTTCCACCTGGTACGCCCCTAGAAACCAACCGCAAAGTTATGGCGATGGTGGATGACATCCTCCTGAAGCAACCAGAAACTGAATATGTCTTCTCTACAGCTGGCGGTGCGCTGTTTGCAACAAATGTCAGTGCTAATCCTCTCAGAGGTACTAGCACTATTACCCTCAAACCGGGGACTAATACTGAAGCTTATATCGAACGAGTTACCCAAGAGTTCAACAAGCTAAATTTAGTCGGAATTCGCCTGCGCCTTTCTCCTGGTCAAGTGCGGGGTTTAATTCTCAGCAACTCTCCCGCACGTGGCGCTGATGTTGATATCATTCTTCAGGGTAACGATACAGACAACTTAGAACAAGCTGGTCGAGACGTGCTAACAGCCTTGGAAGAACGATCCAAATTAGTCAGATTTCGTCCTGATGCTGATGACCGTCAACCAGAACTGCAAATTCGTCCTGACTGGGACAGAGTAGCAAATTTTGGCTTAACTACTAGTGATATTGGCGACACAATTCAGACAGCTATACAAGGTAGTGTACCCACCCGACTACAACGCAGTAACCGTTTAGTCGATGTCAGAGTGCAGTTGAATGAAGCATCAATTCAAGAGGTTTCTCAATTGCAAAGATTACCTTTGTTCGTTAACAATAATCGCCAAGTCCGCCTGAGCGATGTAGCTACAATTACTCAAGGACAAGCGCCTGGGGAAATTCAAAGGATTAATCAGCGTCAAGTAGTCATATTTGCAGGTAATTTGACCCAGGGAGCTAATCTTAGTGATGCTTTTACTGAAGTAGATACAATTCTCAGTAGTATAAAATTACCCGAAGGTGTAAGTGTTTTGCCCAGTTCGGCAGCTGCATCCAATCAGGAACTCCAAAACTCACTGCAACTATTAGGTGGATTAGCTAGCTTTTTAGTCTTTGTCGTCATGGCAGTGCAGTACAATTCACTCATTGACCCCTTGGTAATTATGTTGACAATTCCTTTGGCTTTAGCTGGGGGAATTTTTGGGCTTTACATTACCAATACTGCCATTGGGGCGACAGTGATTGTGGGGGCTGTGTTATTGGTGGGTATTGTGGTTAACAATGCCATCATCATGGTGGAACTCGCGAATCAAATTCGCAAACGAGACAAAGTTGACCGAAAAACCGCAATTTTGCAAGCGGCTCCTCAACGCTTACGTCCAGTATTAATGACTACCATTACTACAGTTTTAGGGATGTTTCCTTTGGCTTTGGGAATTGGTGAAGGTTCAGAATTCCTTCAACCATTGGGTGTGGTAGTATTTTCCGGTTTGTCACTAGCCACATTGCTAACGCTGTTTATTATCCCTTGTTTCTATACTATGCTGCACGATTTATTACATTGGCGTTGGGCGAAGCCAATTTTAATTCATTTGGGTGGCTGGAAGAAAAAGTTCTACTAA
- a CDS encoding efflux RND transporter periplasmic adaptor subunit: MILDEKMPNKQAKLPNDNGSLLNQVINPQLHSISQTQQITAAANRPLSISVLFITSLLSMGFLTVSCGSMPKESAKAQSQQRGEGGRGKNATPVDVAIARTGSLRVQPSYTGNTTPFRTVSLRSQVEARLLALNLDVGDKVNQGQNVGLLDDAILLTSLKQAEAELAALGSEVARAKTQVSNARAEVERARLELVQAKADSKRLQQLVQAGAIAKQTAEQARTAAQTSAQSLRASEDRVRTEQQAVAAAQGRVIAQQAVVAQFKERRSYARLISPITGVITQRVTEPGNLLQAGNEVLQIADFSRIKVVVQVSELELSQIQLGQSVQVSLDAFPNESIIGRVTRISPVADPTARLIPVEVIIPNSDNKIGSGLLARVKFPSQTSERVVVSQTAIQKEAKNNNASNSTATKSESEDTYGGLSLRSGKVFVITNREGQTKVTARAVTLGNKADGNVEILSGLEAGEPYVARSGKPLKDGDSVVISILSESGE; encoded by the coding sequence ATGATTTTGGATGAAAAAATGCCTAACAAACAGGCAAAATTGCCAAACGATAATGGCTCCCTATTAAACCAGGTAATTAATCCCCAATTGCATTCAATTTCACAAACGCAACAAATAACAGCCGCAGCTAATCGCCCTTTGTCTATATCTGTCTTATTCATTACTTCTTTGCTCAGTATGGGCTTCTTGACGGTCAGCTGTGGATCGATGCCGAAGGAATCTGCTAAGGCGCAATCTCAGCAACGTGGTGAGGGTGGGCGTGGTAAAAATGCCACACCTGTAGATGTGGCGATCGCCCGCACTGGATCTTTGCGAGTACAACCCAGTTATACAGGGAATACCACGCCATTTCGGACTGTTTCACTGCGATCGCAAGTCGAAGCAAGGTTATTGGCTTTGAACTTAGACGTAGGTGATAAAGTTAACCAGGGGCAGAACGTCGGACTATTAGATGATGCCATCTTGTTAACATCATTAAAACAAGCAGAAGCCGAACTAGCAGCCCTGGGTTCAGAAGTAGCCAGAGCAAAAACTCAGGTAAGTAACGCCCGTGCAGAAGTAGAAAGAGCGCGCTTAGAATTAGTGCAAGCCAAAGCCGACTCCAAACGCCTACAGCAACTCGTTCAAGCAGGTGCGATCGCCAAACAAACCGCAGAACAAGCCCGCACCGCCGCCCAAACATCAGCCCAATCACTCCGCGCATCTGAAGATCGGGTGCGTACAGAACAGCAAGCCGTCGCCGCCGCCCAAGGTAGAGTCATCGCTCAACAAGCCGTAGTTGCTCAATTTAAAGAGCGCAGATCCTATGCGCGCTTAATCTCCCCCATCACCGGTGTAATTACTCAAAGAGTCACAGAACCAGGTAATTTGCTGCAAGCAGGTAACGAAGTTTTGCAAATTGCCGACTTTAGCCGGATAAAAGTCGTGGTGCAAGTTTCCGAATTAGAACTATCCCAAATTCAATTGGGACAATCTGTGCAAGTCAGCTTAGATGCTTTCCCCAATGAGTCAATAATTGGCAGAGTCACACGCATCTCTCCAGTCGCTGATCCTACAGCCCGTTTAATCCCAGTAGAAGTAATAATTCCCAATAGCGACAACAAAATTGGTAGCGGACTCTTAGCAAGAGTCAAGTTTCCCTCCCAGACATCAGAGCGAGTAGTGGTGTCCCAAACAGCTATTCAAAAAGAAGCCAAAAATAATAATGCTTCTAACTCCACAGCCACTAAGAGCGAGTCGGAAGATACCTACGGCGGGTTAAGCCTACGCAGTGGTAAAGTCTTCGTAATTACAAACAGAGAAGGTCAAACCAAGGTAACAGCCCGTGCTGTAACTTTAGGTAACAAAGCTGATGGCAACGTAGAAATCTTATCTGGTTTGGAAGCTGGTGAACCCTATGTTGCTCGTAGTGGTAAACCCTTAAAAGACGGTGATTCTGTAGTTATTTCAATTCTGTCAGAAAGCGGAGAATAA
- a CDS encoding phycobiliprotein lyase, translating to MISPLKLAQTVDETQIAEFFQESVGHWRSERRYYTLPEGETKEMESLITIRFLEPGCDELQNLGLLHNLPNSVSLICGAEVTWDSTNVLKDRKESQGSTLFGVLGNILYRDRGFATSKPVTAKYYFPNTKTLCLRTEYNGSVFEEELKLIGSKYRTRQTIISRASEQLMIGQYLEKRIES from the coding sequence GTGATATCACCGCTAAAACTTGCACAAACCGTTGACGAAACCCAGATTGCAGAATTTTTCCAAGAATCAGTAGGTCATTGGCGGTCTGAAAGACGCTATTATACTTTGCCAGAGGGTGAAACCAAGGAAATGGAAAGTTTGATCACCATCCGGTTTTTAGAACCAGGATGTGATGAATTGCAAAATCTAGGGCTGCTGCACAATTTACCCAACTCCGTGAGTTTAATCTGTGGTGCGGAAGTCACCTGGGACAGTACAAATGTGTTAAAGGACAGAAAAGAGTCTCAAGGTTCCACATTATTTGGAGTTTTGGGAAATATTTTATATCGCGATCGCGGTTTTGCGACATCCAAACCAGTAACCGCCAAATATTATTTCCCCAACACTAAAACATTATGTTTGCGAACTGAGTACAACGGCTCAGTATTTGAAGAGGAATTAAAACTTATTGGTAGCAAATACCGCACCAGACAGACTATCATTTCTCGTGCTAGTGAGCAATTGATGATTGGTCAATATTTAGAAAAGAGAATTGAAAGTTAG
- a CDS encoding diflavin flavoprotein yields MSINKPRDVQVLPIATDTTVMRSRSWSRLRFEIEYALAKGTTANSYKIQGDKIALIDPPGETFSQIYKEALQQRMDVTTIDYVILGHINPNRAATLKALLELAPQITFVCSNPGAKNLRDILENQDLPIIVMRGEETLNLGKGHDLQFIPTPNPRYADQLCTYDPQTEILYSDKLFGAHICGDQVFDEGWETINEDRRYYFDCLMAPHARQVETALDKLADLPIRMYATGHGPIVRYGLIELTKAYRQWIQQQAAADLTVALIYASAYGNTATLAQAIARGITKAGVGVESINCEFTEPEEIRAAVEKSAGFVIGSPTLGGHAPTPVQTALGIVLSTATNNQLAGVFGSFGWSGEAVDLIESKLKDAGYRFGFDAIRVKFKPDDVTLQLCEEAGTDFAQALKKAKKVRVPSQPATNVEQAVGRIVGSLSVVTAKEGDISSAMLASWVSQASFNPPGLTIAVAKDRALETLMHSGNKFVLNILPEGKHIGLMKHFLKPFAPGQDRFGDVATEESESGSPILTDALAYLECSVKGRLESGDHWLVYATVDNGKVLNKDGVTAVHQRKTGSHY; encoded by the coding sequence ATGTCAATAAATAAACCCCGTGATGTTCAAGTTCTTCCCATTGCTACAGATACCACAGTCATGCGATCGCGCAGTTGGTCAAGACTGAGATTTGAAATTGAATATGCTTTAGCCAAAGGTACAACTGCCAATTCTTATAAAATTCAAGGCGATAAAATTGCTCTGATTGACCCTCCAGGAGAAACATTTTCCCAAATTTACAAAGAAGCATTACAGCAACGGATGGATGTAACCACCATTGATTATGTAATTCTGGGTCATATTAATCCCAACCGCGCCGCCACTCTTAAGGCTTTATTAGAACTAGCACCACAGATTACCTTTGTTTGTTCTAATCCTGGGGCTAAAAATTTACGGGATATTTTAGAAAATCAGGATTTACCAATTATCGTCATGCGGGGGGAAGAAACCCTGAATTTAGGTAAAGGACATGATTTACAGTTCATTCCCACCCCTAACCCCCGTTATGCAGACCAACTCTGCACATACGACCCACAAACAGAAATTCTTTACTCAGATAAGCTATTTGGGGCGCATATTTGTGGAGATCAGGTATTTGATGAAGGCTGGGAAACAATCAACGAAGACCGACGCTATTATTTTGATTGTCTGATGGCTCCCCATGCGCGTCAAGTAGAAACAGCTTTAGATAAACTGGCTGATTTACCCATCAGAATGTATGCTACTGGACATGGCCCCATAGTCCGTTATGGCTTAATCGAACTAACTAAAGCTTATCGGCAATGGATTCAACAACAAGCGGCGGCTGACTTGACAGTGGCGCTGATTTATGCATCGGCTTATGGAAATACAGCGACATTAGCACAGGCGATCGCTCGTGGTATTACTAAAGCTGGTGTAGGAGTAGAATCAATTAACTGTGAATTTACAGAACCCGAAGAAATCCGCGCTGCTGTAGAAAAATCTGCCGGTTTCGTCATCGGTTCACCTACTCTTGGCGGTCACGCACCTACACCAGTGCAAACAGCTTTAGGAATTGTCCTCTCTACTGCGACAAATAATCAACTAGCTGGGGTGTTTGGTTCCTTTGGCTGGAGTGGTGAAGCCGTTGATTTAATTGAAAGCAAACTCAAAGACGCTGGCTACAGATTCGGTTTTGATGCCATTCGGGTCAAATTCAAACCCGATGATGTCACCTTACAATTGTGTGAAGAAGCCGGAACCGATTTTGCCCAAGCGCTGAAAAAAGCTAAAAAAGTCCGTGTTCCCAGCCAACCAGCCACAAATGTAGAACAAGCCGTGGGGCGCATTGTGGGTTCTCTGAGCGTCGTTACAGCCAAAGAAGGGGATATATCCAGCGCCATGTTAGCTTCTTGGGTGTCTCAAGCTAGCTTTAATCCTCCTGGTTTAACCATAGCTGTAGCGAAAGACCGGGCTTTAGAAACGCTCATGCACTCAGGAAATAAATTTGTCCTCAATATTCTCCCAGAAGGCAAGCATATAGGCTTAATGAAACATTTTCTCAAACCTTTTGCCCCAGGACAAGACCGATTTGGTGATGTCGCTACTGAGGAAAGTGAAAGTGGTTCTCCCATCCTTACAGATGCCCTAGCATATTTGGAATGTTCTGTCAAAGGTCGGTTAGAATCGGGTGATCATTGGCTGGTTTATGCCACTGTGGATAATGGCAAAGTCTTAAATAAAGATGGTGTGACAGCTGTGCATCAACGTAAAACCGGAAGTCATTATTAG